The Brassica oleracea var. oleracea cultivar TO1000 chromosome C7, BOL, whole genome shotgun sequence sequence TCTCACATGAAACATCCACGTAACCCCAGCGCGTGTCCCAACAGGCAGAAAAAACCGGTTTCGAACCGCACGCGCCGCAGCCTGCCGCGAAAACAAACCTCCCCATCCCCCCCTGTAGCCCCGCCGCTTCCTAAGGGAACGGTGACGACGCGCCCCAACAACAACAACAACAACAACAACAGCGTCGTCGCTGGTCAGGTTAGAATCCTGAAGCGCGGCGAGGAGATCCCTAAGAAGACAACAGATCTGGTCGTAGAAAAGACAGATCTTGTGTCTACTCGTAGGATCGGACCGGATCCAGGAATGGTTCCGAGTCAGATCCGTTTACCCGTCCGCAAAGCAAAGACCGTCCCGTTTTACGCCGGTCCCGTGACCATGACGTCTCCTCCTCCAAGCGACGTCCCTCTTCCAGCCTTTTTCGCTGCAAAGAAGAGCGTCTCTTTGTTCCAAGCCGCCGACGCTACCAACGAAATCATCAGGATGCTCCGCCTAAACATCGCGTGACCCGCGTATCGCCGACGTTCCACTGTTATCCAAAACTGTTCCATTTTCGGGTCGAATCTTTCAAATAAATCATCTACAGACGGATGAAATCGAGAAGGTGAAGAAACGCATCTTCAGTTATGAAACCGTTTCGAATCTTCCCTTATTTTTTCAAGGGGCAAGGTCGAAATATCTTCTTAACAGGTCTTAGTTTCTCTTCGAGTTTAGTGTTTGTATAGAGTACTTGTTCATAGGCTTTCTTTTTTT is a genomic window containing:
- the LOC106306109 gene encoding uncharacterized protein LOC106306109, which gives rise to MGVAVLNPQDCLKHPLSHMKHPRNPSACPNRQKKPVSNRTRRSLPRKQTSPSPPVAPPLPKGTVTTRPNNNNNNNNSVVAGQVRILKRGEEIPKKTTDLVVEKTDLVSTRRIGPDPGMVPSQIRLPVRKAKTVPFYAGPVTMTSPPPSDVPLPAFFAAKKSVSLFQAADATNEIIRMLRLNIA